The following coding sequences lie in one Alicyclobacillus curvatus genomic window:
- a CDS encoding acyl-CoA dehydrogenase, giving the protein MDLDLTNEQRLIRDTVRDFAQAEIAPIAAQLDKDSRFPIEVFQKMGKLGFLGLPIPEEYGGAGADNISYCLAVEEIGRACGGTGLSYEAHVSLACVPLLLYGTEAQKQKYLTPLASGDGIGSFGLTEPGAGSDAGGTRTTAVLDGDEWVINGNKIFITNGGYASTVVLTAVTDKDNQGISAFIVPTDTPGFSTSSPYAKMGMRASNTVELILENVRVPADNLLGPVNAGFKQFLSTLDGGRVAIAALAVGIAQSAFETALDYAKQRKQFGQSISRFQAIQHKLADMAMHIDLARNAVLKAAWLKDQGRPYSMEASYAKLFASEMCTAACNQAIQVLGGNGYMQEYPVERHLRDAKLIEIGEGTSEIQRLVIARQLGC; this is encoded by the coding sequence TTGGACCTTGATTTGACGAATGAACAGCGATTGATTCGTGACACAGTGCGCGACTTCGCACAAGCTGAAATCGCACCGATAGCAGCGCAATTGGACAAGGACTCTCGCTTTCCTATTGAGGTTTTTCAAAAAATGGGCAAGCTTGGCTTCCTCGGTTTGCCGATTCCCGAAGAGTACGGCGGGGCGGGAGCAGACAACATCAGTTACTGCTTGGCCGTAGAAGAGATTGGTCGCGCCTGTGGCGGCACAGGACTCAGCTACGAGGCCCACGTATCCCTAGCGTGTGTCCCGCTGCTCTTATACGGCACAGAAGCTCAAAAGCAGAAATACCTTACCCCGCTCGCGTCCGGTGATGGAATCGGCTCCTTTGGTTTGACAGAACCCGGTGCCGGCTCAGATGCTGGTGGAACGCGCACTACCGCCGTTCTTGACGGAGATGAGTGGGTCATCAACGGGAACAAGATTTTCATTACAAATGGTGGCTACGCGAGCACGGTTGTACTCACGGCCGTTACCGATAAGGACAATCAGGGAATCAGTGCGTTCATTGTACCGACGGACACGCCTGGATTTTCAACAAGCAGTCCGTATGCAAAAATGGGCATGCGCGCATCGAACACCGTCGAACTGATTCTCGAGAACGTCCGTGTTCCAGCAGACAATCTGCTCGGACCGGTTAATGCGGGATTCAAGCAGTTTTTATCCACACTCGATGGCGGACGTGTTGCCATTGCGGCACTGGCCGTGGGAATCGCACAATCGGCTTTTGAGACGGCGCTGGATTACGCCAAGCAGAGGAAACAATTTGGCCAATCCATCTCCCGTTTTCAGGCGATTCAGCACAAGCTGGCGGATATGGCGATGCACATCGACCTTGCGAGAAACGCGGTCTTGAAAGCTGCCTGGTTGAAAGACCAGGGGCGGCCCTACAGCATGGAAGCGTCGTACGCCAAACTGTTTGCTTCGGAAATGTGCACCGCAGCTTGTAACCAGGCCATCCAGGTTCTTGGCGGCAACGGGTACATGCAGGAATATCCGGTGGAGCGTCACCTTCGCGATGCCAAATTGATTGAAATTGGTGAAGGTACTTCCGAGATTCAACGTCTGGTGATTGCTCGTCAGCTGGGTTGCTAG
- a CDS encoding YdcF family protein, with protein sequence MSLADAARSLKRRGLSVRPETADVAIVLGAYTRGYHPGKVLSGRLRAALHLYRVGYVQYFIVSGGKGEDETVSESSSMHRYLVMNGVPPEVILQEVTSTDTWENLRNSQMVMERHGFKSAIVVTSDYHLPRALAVAKLLDMNATGFASPSTRREWRSAVREVFARAKYNVSGQSVWRDD encoded by the coding sequence ATGAGCCTGGCAGACGCAGCCCGCTCGCTTAAGCGACGTGGGCTAAGTGTGCGTCCGGAAACGGCGGATGTCGCCATCGTGCTCGGCGCTTACACACGAGGCTACCATCCAGGAAAGGTGCTGTCAGGGAGGCTGCGGGCGGCGCTGCACTTGTACAGAGTTGGTTACGTGCAATACTTCATCGTCAGTGGCGGCAAGGGCGAAGATGAAACGGTATCTGAGTCGAGTTCCATGCACCGTTACCTAGTCATGAACGGGGTTCCACCGGAAGTCATCCTCCAGGAGGTGACTTCAACGGACACATGGGAGAATCTGCGCAACAGCCAGATGGTGATGGAGCGACACGGATTCAAGTCCGCCATCGTCGTGACGAGCGATTATCACTTGCCTCGTGCGCTCGCGGTGGCCAAGCTATTGGACATGAACGCGACGGGTTTCGCATCCCCGTCCACACGTCGTGAGTGGCGGTCTGCAGTGCGTGAAGTTTTTGCCCGCGCCAAGTACAATGTAAGTGGCCAGTCTGTGTGGCGCGATGACTGA
- a CDS encoding sigma-70 family RNA polymerase sigma factor, with product MDDSAEVLNELFKHHADALYRYAMYSLPKDVDATDVVQEVFLRAFWNWGEFKGNSDPKTWLFRIARNYIYDLLRRKQRERIAEVKMSSQQALTQLDTVIELEEVLQALSFSHRQVLNLRWIQDMSVAESAEVLGWSESKVRVTFHRAKKRLRDLLRDSPDSVRAAQSNGGDTAHGN from the coding sequence TTGGATGATTCCGCGGAGGTATTGAATGAGTTGTTTAAACACCATGCGGATGCATTGTATCGTTATGCCATGTACTCCTTGCCAAAAGATGTTGATGCAACGGACGTGGTTCAGGAAGTGTTTCTTCGCGCGTTTTGGAATTGGGGAGAATTCAAAGGCAATTCCGATCCGAAAACGTGGCTCTTTCGAATTGCACGAAATTACATCTACGACTTGCTGCGCCGAAAACAACGAGAGCGGATCGCGGAAGTGAAAATGTCCAGTCAACAGGCGTTAACGCAACTGGATACGGTTATTGAGTTGGAAGAGGTGCTACAGGCGTTAAGTTTTTCACACCGCCAGGTTCTGAACCTCCGATGGATTCAAGATATGTCAGTTGCCGAATCAGCGGAGGTGCTCGGTTGGTCTGAATCGAAAGTTCGGGTTACTTTTCACCGTGCGAAGAAAAGGCTGAGGGACCTGCTTCGGGATTCGCCAGACTCAGTTCGGGCCGCGCAGTCAAACGGAGGTGACACCGCTCATGGAAATTAA
- a CDS encoding DNA primase, with protein MKFFVEYFSIVAEHSICYLYFIPCPKQQFEPNQEGDGMGQIPDEFVETLRQRIDIIDVVGEYVQLRRSGRSYVGLCPFHNERSPSFSVSPDRQMYYCFGCGAGGTVIRFVMDIEGMTFAETVVRLAERANIQVPESLEEQMPSATQTDRHTRMKEAHELAAKYYSYILMNSSAGVQALTYLENRGISKTTMAEFRLGFAPNSERRLVEFLMKRGFEPELLVDCGLVVALGARIVDRFRGRVMIPICDGRGQVVAFGGRALQKEAKPKYLNSPETPLFHKSSVLFNLHMAKRSIRQTQTAVIFEGYMDVISAWQAGLKSGVASMGTALTEDHVRALKRYSDRLTIAYDGDEAGQRATVKVLNLAREERLECRVVQFPDGMDPDDFARQYGAATFVRQFQVKTLTEVQFLIDAARKKANLESPAGRTEYMRQVLSLLGERASPIERSEEVQRLAQEFHVSPEALEQELRAIAKTSRRRDVNKSERESTALSTPVLTAEVRAGNHILQSLLLYPQTLDWLLQHEVMALPLPEQTALLARLYAFRTEHREGTPVSFVESLEDPNLRRLAASLAVGEESEFDEALLMDCLRSLRLQELESRYRNKLQELVEVTLAGDAERVMMYRQEVENLQHEITRYRTPQA; from the coding sequence GTGAAGTTCTTTGTAGAATACTTTTCAATAGTAGCGGAACACTCGATTTGTTACCTCTACTTCATCCCATGTCCGAAGCAACAGTTTGAGCCAAATCAAGAAGGTGATGGGATGGGGCAAATCCCAGATGAGTTTGTCGAGACGTTAAGACAGCGAATCGACATCATTGACGTTGTTGGGGAGTATGTCCAACTTCGGCGTTCTGGGCGTTCATACGTCGGCCTATGTCCATTTCACAATGAACGAAGTCCGTCCTTTTCCGTTTCCCCTGACAGACAGATGTATTACTGTTTCGGGTGCGGTGCAGGTGGAACTGTCATTCGTTTTGTCATGGATATTGAAGGAATGACGTTTGCTGAAACCGTCGTGCGCCTTGCTGAACGGGCGAATATCCAAGTTCCTGAGTCGCTCGAAGAACAAATGCCTTCGGCCACTCAAACGGATCGCCATACACGAATGAAGGAAGCGCATGAGCTTGCAGCGAAATACTATAGCTATATTCTAATGAATTCAAGTGCTGGTGTGCAAGCCCTAACGTATTTGGAAAACCGAGGAATTTCAAAAACCACGATGGCCGAGTTTCGTCTCGGGTTCGCACCGAACTCAGAACGCCGCTTGGTTGAGTTTTTGATGAAGCGTGGGTTTGAACCAGAACTGTTGGTGGATTGTGGATTGGTTGTCGCTCTTGGTGCACGGATTGTCGACCGATTTCGGGGTCGCGTGATGATTCCCATTTGTGACGGTCGGGGTCAGGTCGTTGCGTTTGGTGGGCGGGCACTGCAGAAAGAAGCGAAACCAAAGTACTTGAATTCGCCGGAGACGCCACTTTTTCACAAGAGCAGCGTCTTGTTCAACCTGCACATGGCGAAACGGTCTATAAGGCAGACACAGACGGCGGTCATTTTCGAAGGCTACATGGATGTCATCTCGGCCTGGCAAGCCGGGTTGAAATCGGGCGTCGCCAGTATGGGGACTGCACTTACGGAAGACCACGTGCGAGCCTTGAAGCGCTATTCAGACAGACTGACCATCGCCTACGACGGCGATGAAGCTGGACAGCGAGCCACTGTAAAGGTGCTGAATTTGGCCCGCGAGGAACGTCTCGAGTGCCGGGTGGTTCAGTTTCCCGATGGGATGGATCCAGACGATTTCGCACGTCAGTATGGTGCTGCAACGTTTGTCAGACAATTCCAGGTCAAGACGCTTACGGAAGTACAATTTCTCATTGACGCGGCGCGCAAGAAGGCAAACCTGGAAAGCCCGGCCGGACGTACTGAGTATATGCGTCAAGTGTTATCACTGCTTGGGGAACGTGCTTCCCCAATCGAACGAAGCGAAGAGGTGCAGCGACTGGCACAGGAGTTCCACGTGTCTCCGGAAGCTCTGGAGCAGGAACTGCGGGCGATTGCCAAGACCTCTCGTCGTCGTGATGTCAATAAATCCGAGCGCGAGAGCACTGCATTAAGTACACCGGTGCTCACCGCTGAAGTTCGAGCGGGAAACCATATCCTGCAGAGCTTACTGCTTTATCCACAAACGCTGGATTGGCTTTTGCAACATGAAGTCATGGCATTACCTTTACCGGAGCAAACCGCACTCTTAGCGAGATTGTATGCCTTTCGAACGGAACACCGAGAAGGAACACCTGTGAGTTTTGTGGAAAGCCTTGAAGACCCCAACTTACGCCGATTGGCAGCTTCACTCGCGGTGGGCGAGGAGTCGGAGTTTGACGAGGCATTGTTGATGGATTGTCTACGCTCGCTGCGATTGCAGGAACTGGAGAGCAGATACAGAAATAAACTGCAGGAACTCGTTGAGGTAACACTCGCGGGAGACGCAGAGCGAGTGATGATGTATAGACAAGAAGTAGAGAATTTGCAGCACGAAATTACCCGGTACAGGACACCGCAGGCTTAG
- a CDS encoding SAM-dependent methyltransferase: MKNHQDLIGLSPRLMQLAAWVRPGSRVLDVGTDHALLPIYLVQSGGVKSVIAGDVVEAPYQTARRKVQTVHLESSIDVRLGSGLSVVKPGEVDTVIIAGMGGATIAEILESGQDVLTRVEALLLQPMNASGRLRETLKRLGFLLFDERMVEESGRVYQLIFAQTASTSSTERQYQSFIDGGLRWLAFEFGPINLTRGREDQFPPQYRLVRQAVEEAREHFHGILTRFPAEAGDATADRRAEISGYLREMESWLKEDKA, translated from the coding sequence TTGAAAAATCATCAAGACCTGATTGGGTTATCTCCACGGTTAATGCAACTTGCAGCCTGGGTTCGTCCAGGGTCCCGCGTTCTTGACGTCGGCACTGACCACGCTTTGCTTCCCATCTATCTGGTTCAATCTGGTGGTGTGAAGTCAGTGATTGCCGGGGACGTTGTCGAAGCGCCGTATCAGACGGCACGGCGTAAAGTGCAGACGGTGCATCTGGAATCCAGTATTGACGTGCGATTGGGCAGTGGGCTTTCTGTCGTCAAGCCCGGAGAAGTGGACACCGTCATAATTGCAGGTATGGGCGGCGCAACGATTGCAGAAATTCTAGAGAGTGGACAAGATGTGCTGACCCGTGTTGAGGCGCTGCTGCTCCAACCGATGAATGCTTCAGGGCGACTTCGTGAGACACTCAAAAGACTGGGCTTCCTCCTTTTCGACGAGCGGATGGTAGAGGAGTCCGGGCGTGTTTATCAACTCATATTTGCACAGACTGCAAGCACGTCATCGACTGAACGGCAATACCAGTCCTTCATTGACGGTGGCTTGCGGTGGCTGGCGTTTGAATTTGGTCCCATCAATTTGACCCGTGGCCGGGAAGACCAGTTTCCACCGCAATATCGCCTTGTGCGCCAGGCTGTGGAAGAGGCCAGAGAACACTTTCACGGAATCCTTACCAGGTTTCCGGCGGAAGCTGGAGATGCAACAGCGGATCGGCGGGCGGAGATATCAGGCTACTTACGCGAAATGGAGTCTTGGCTGAAGGAGGACAAAGCATGA
- the rpoD gene encoding RNA polymerase sigma factor RpoD, with the protein MKDVTEEAREDRGLTLQDDKAALTTLGKKRGSLTYTEIVKRLAKHDLDPDQLDEFFDQLSELGIDILNERDEDSDSENDEEGPADDERIDLNDLSMPPGVKISDPVRMYLKEIGRVPLLSAAEEIELAKRIEDGDEEAKRRLAEANLRLVVSIAKRYVGRGMLFLDLIQEGNLGLIKAVEKFDYRKGYKFSTYATWWIRQAITRAIADQARTIRIPVHMVETINKLIRISRQLLQELGREPTAEEIAAEMDLSAEKVREIQKIAQEPVSLETPIGEEDDSHLGDFIPDDEALAPADAAAYELLKEQLEDVLDTLTEREENVLRLRFGLDDGRTRTLEEVGKVFGVTRERIRQIEAKALRKLRHPSRSKRLKDFLE; encoded by the coding sequence ATGAAAGACGTAACGGAAGAGGCCCGCGAGGACCGTGGACTTACCCTTCAGGATGACAAAGCCGCATTAACAACGCTGGGTAAAAAGCGTGGCTCATTGACATACACAGAGATAGTCAAGCGCCTCGCTAAACATGACCTCGATCCGGACCAACTTGACGAGTTTTTCGATCAACTGTCGGAACTTGGCATTGATATTTTGAATGAACGCGATGAGGATTCAGACAGTGAGAACGATGAAGAAGGGCCAGCGGACGATGAGCGCATCGACTTGAATGACCTGAGCATGCCGCCCGGTGTCAAAATTAGTGATCCCGTTCGCATGTATCTTAAGGAAATCGGCCGTGTGCCGCTGTTGTCAGCCGCTGAGGAGATTGAATTGGCGAAGCGCATCGAAGACGGGGACGAAGAAGCCAAACGTCGCCTTGCCGAAGCCAATTTGCGACTAGTCGTGAGTATCGCGAAGCGCTATGTCGGGCGCGGAATGCTGTTTCTCGACCTGATTCAGGAGGGAAATCTCGGTCTGATTAAGGCCGTTGAAAAGTTCGACTACCGCAAGGGATACAAGTTCAGTACGTATGCAACCTGGTGGATTCGACAAGCCATCACGAGGGCGATTGCTGACCAAGCAAGAACCATTCGGATTCCGGTTCATATGGTGGAAACCATCAATAAACTCATCCGGATTTCCCGGCAACTACTGCAGGAACTCGGGCGTGAACCAACCGCAGAAGAAATTGCAGCGGAGATGGACCTTAGTGCAGAAAAGGTGCGGGAGATTCAAAAAATCGCACAAGAGCCTGTATCGCTCGAAACGCCAATTGGCGAAGAAGATGATTCTCATCTCGGAGACTTTATCCCGGATGACGAGGCACTCGCACCTGCGGACGCCGCGGCGTATGAGTTGCTCAAAGAGCAACTCGAAGACGTCCTTGATACCTTGACAGAGCGTGAAGAGAACGTGTTGCGACTGCGGTTTGGGCTTGATGACGGACGGACGCGCACACTTGAAGAAGTGGGGAAGGTGTTCGGTGTTACACGTGAACGCATTCGCCAAATTGAAGCAAAGGCACTACGCAAACTGCGTCACCCAAGCCGCAGTAAGCGTTTGAAAGATTTCCTCGAGTAA
- a CDS encoding pyruvate, phosphate dikinase — protein MSTKWVYGFDEVEAPDKYVLGGKGANLAEMTRVGLPVPPGFTMPTAACHAYGKQGELTDDMKDAVAGAMRRVEALTGRQFGSNPPLLVSVRSGAPISMPGMMDTVLNLGLNDSTVKALAEETGDERFAYDCHRRFIQMFGDVVLGIHSMRFEQILEDVKADAGVKTDQELRGADVEQVIRQYKVLVQRETGEAFPEDPFTQLYMAIGAVFSSWDNPRAKVYRKVHEIPHELGTAVNVQAMVFGNLGNDSGTGVAFTRNPSTGWRGVFGEYLMNAQGEDVVAGIRTPQPIAHLEQDMPVVYKQFLELCNTLEQHYKDVQDIEFTIQQGRLFMLQTRNAKRTAEAAVKIAVQLVEEGVIDRETAVLRVDPDQLDQLLHPRIDPGAEVQVVGTGLPASPGAASGRVAFTADEAQVRRQNGERVLLVRTETTPEDIHGILAAEGILTSRGGMTSHAAVVARGMGKPCVCGCDALYIDGTARVAHIGGIELREGDMVSIDGATGRVIVGTVPLVEPELSDELNQLLEWADEFRELGVRANADNPEDSAKSRDFGAEGVGLCRTEHMFMASDRVPVVQAMILADSSEDRQKPLDELLPMQQGDFYGILKAMDGLPVTIRLLDPPLHEFLPNLEKLIAKQVTLEEHHHIHPDDQGIARELAETTYMLRRVRELHEQNPMLGHRGCRLGLTHPEVYEMQVRAIFQATAQLLQEGRHPVPEIMIPLVGHVEELRRLRVMVDEVRQAVEAETGTNLACPVGTMIEVPRAALTAHEIAGEAEFFSFGTNDLTQTTFGYSRDDAEGKFLHQYVESGVLEHNPFQVLDVDGVGQLVALGTERGRRTRPNLKVGICGEHGGEKRSIKFCHDTGLNYVSCSPFRVPLARLAAAHAALAKSAPKPAGVVGTLK, from the coding sequence GTGAGCACGAAATGGGTGTATGGGTTTGACGAAGTAGAGGCTCCGGACAAGTACGTCTTAGGTGGTAAAGGCGCAAACCTCGCCGAGATGACTCGCGTTGGTCTTCCGGTCCCGCCCGGATTTACGATGCCCACAGCAGCTTGCCACGCGTATGGCAAGCAGGGAGAATTGACGGACGACATGAAGGATGCGGTCGCAGGGGCCATGAGACGTGTAGAAGCGCTGACCGGTCGCCAGTTTGGCAGCAACCCGCCGCTTTTGGTTTCCGTACGTTCAGGAGCACCCATCTCGATGCCAGGGATGATGGATACGGTTCTGAACCTTGGATTGAATGACTCAACAGTCAAGGCATTGGCAGAAGAAACCGGGGATGAACGGTTCGCATACGATTGTCACCGCCGCTTTATTCAAATGTTCGGTGACGTCGTGCTCGGCATCCACAGCATGCGTTTCGAGCAGATTCTCGAAGACGTCAAGGCAGACGCCGGTGTGAAGACGGACCAGGAACTTCGCGGAGCGGACGTCGAACAAGTCATTCGCCAGTATAAGGTGCTTGTACAGCGGGAAACAGGTGAAGCCTTCCCGGAAGATCCGTTTACGCAGCTGTACATGGCTATCGGCGCCGTGTTCTCGTCGTGGGATAACCCCAGGGCGAAGGTCTACCGGAAGGTGCACGAAATTCCTCATGAGCTCGGCACGGCGGTGAATGTTCAGGCAATGGTGTTCGGCAATCTAGGCAACGATTCTGGCACGGGCGTGGCGTTCACACGCAATCCCTCCACCGGATGGCGCGGGGTGTTTGGTGAATACCTGATGAACGCACAAGGGGAAGATGTCGTTGCTGGTATCCGCACACCACAACCCATTGCTCACCTTGAGCAAGACATGCCGGTTGTCTATAAACAGTTCCTCGAACTTTGTAACACCCTTGAACAACACTACAAGGATGTCCAGGACATTGAGTTTACCATTCAGCAGGGGCGCTTGTTCATGCTCCAAACGCGCAACGCGAAGCGTACTGCCGAAGCAGCCGTGAAAATCGCCGTCCAACTCGTCGAAGAAGGCGTGATTGACCGGGAGACGGCAGTGCTGCGGGTCGATCCCGATCAGCTCGATCAACTCCTTCACCCGCGCATTGATCCGGGTGCAGAGGTCCAAGTCGTAGGCACCGGTCTGCCTGCCTCGCCCGGCGCAGCGTCTGGACGGGTGGCTTTTACAGCGGATGAGGCGCAGGTCCGCAGGCAAAACGGCGAGCGGGTCCTGCTCGTCCGCACGGAGACAACGCCTGAAGATATCCATGGCATTCTGGCTGCAGAAGGCATTCTGACAAGCCGCGGCGGCATGACCAGTCATGCGGCTGTTGTTGCACGCGGCATGGGGAAACCGTGCGTCTGCGGCTGTGACGCCTTGTACATTGACGGTACAGCGAGGGTCGCCCACATCGGAGGCATTGAACTGCGCGAAGGAGACATGGTCTCCATCGACGGTGCCACGGGACGTGTGATTGTCGGCACGGTGCCGCTGGTGGAACCTGAGTTATCGGATGAACTCAACCAACTACTCGAATGGGCCGATGAGTTCCGCGAACTAGGGGTTCGTGCCAATGCGGATAACCCCGAGGATTCTGCGAAGTCGCGGGACTTTGGCGCGGAAGGAGTTGGGCTGTGCCGAACCGAACACATGTTTATGGCTTCAGACAGGGTGCCGGTGGTGCAGGCCATGATTCTCGCAGATTCCTCCGAAGACCGACAAAAGCCCCTCGATGAGCTGCTGCCGATGCAACAGGGCGATTTCTACGGCATCCTCAAGGCGATGGATGGACTCCCTGTTACCATCCGTTTGCTGGACCCGCCGCTTCACGAGTTTCTGCCAAACCTTGAAAAGCTGATTGCCAAACAAGTGACGCTCGAAGAGCATCACCATATACACCCAGATGACCAGGGGATAGCACGCGAACTCGCAGAAACCACGTATATGCTGCGCCGAGTCCGTGAGCTGCACGAGCAAAACCCCATGCTCGGCCACCGGGGTTGTCGGCTTGGACTTACCCATCCGGAGGTTTACGAGATGCAAGTCCGTGCCATCTTCCAGGCTACAGCGCAATTGCTGCAGGAGGGGCGTCATCCGGTACCTGAGATTATGATCCCGCTCGTTGGTCATGTGGAGGAGCTTCGGCGGTTGCGCGTGATGGTCGACGAGGTCCGCCAGGCGGTCGAGGCAGAGACAGGCACAAACCTGGCTTGCCCCGTCGGAACGATGATTGAAGTTCCAAGAGCCGCGCTGACAGCCCATGAGATTGCGGGGGAGGCGGAGTTCTTCTCGTTTGGGACCAACGACTTGACACAAACCACATTCGGTTACAGTCGAGACGACGCGGAAGGAAAGTTCTTGCACCAGTACGTCGAGAGCGGCGTGCTCGAACACAATCCCTTCCAGGTCCTTGACGTGGATGGGGTCGGACAGTTGGTGGCGCTCGGAACGGAACGTGGGCGGAGAACCCGGCCCAATCTGAAGGTTGGCATCTGCGGTGAGCACGGCGGTGAGAAACGGTCCATTAAGTTTTGTCACGACACGGGTCTGAACTACGTGAGTTGCTCGCCGTTTCGTGTTCCGTTGGCACGTCTTGCAGCTGCGCATGCAGCCCTTGCGAAATCAGCACCGAAACCAGCTGGAGTTGTTGGCACTCTCAAATAA
- a CDS encoding Nif3-like dinuclear metal center hexameric protein yields MSESGIPVNRNETPRVTAADIVRFMDELAPPGLAFDGDRIGLQVGRMDRPVARVLVALDAYPAVIEEAVRIHADMLVTHHAMLFRPLTSIDTGSARGRALARAISADLAVFNAHTNLDIAEGGVNDVLAEMFDLQDVEILERTRNEQLRKLVVFVPHGSHAKVLDAVCAAGAGHIGAYSHCTFNTQGTGTFLPGEGTHPYIGRSGKLEQADEVRLETIVPERLVETVVRAMLEAHPYEEVAYDLYPLQLMGKASGIGRIGNLPEPTSLKTFAASVKDKLGLTHIRFSGDADRIVKRVAVLGGSGGRYAGQAIRKGADVLVTADCDHHTVAEAQHDGLSIVDATHAALEVPVLDKVADYLRERTGIEVRVTTVAEDPFQWI; encoded by the coding sequence ATGAGTGAGTCCGGTATCCCGGTAAATCGAAACGAGACACCACGTGTGACTGCTGCGGACATTGTGCGCTTCATGGACGAACTCGCCCCGCCTGGTTTGGCCTTCGACGGCGACAGAATTGGTCTACAGGTTGGACGCATGGACAGGCCTGTTGCACGAGTGCTGGTTGCGCTCGACGCCTATCCGGCAGTTATCGAGGAAGCCGTGCGAATTCATGCGGACATGTTGGTGACGCACCACGCAATGCTGTTTCGGCCGCTTACATCCATTGATACAGGAAGCGCCCGCGGACGTGCACTGGCTCGAGCGATTTCTGCCGACCTCGCGGTGTTTAACGCCCATACAAACCTCGACATTGCTGAGGGGGGCGTCAATGATGTCCTCGCTGAGATGTTTGATTTGCAAGATGTTGAAATTCTCGAGCGTACGCGAAATGAACAACTGCGCAAACTCGTCGTCTTCGTCCCGCACGGCAGTCATGCGAAGGTCCTTGATGCCGTGTGCGCTGCAGGCGCAGGGCACATTGGCGCTTACAGCCACTGCACATTTAATACGCAGGGCACTGGCACATTCCTGCCAGGGGAAGGCACCCATCCATACATAGGGCGCTCCGGCAAACTGGAACAGGCTGATGAAGTACGGTTAGAGACGATTGTCCCTGAACGCCTCGTGGAAACTGTCGTTCGTGCGATGTTAGAAGCGCATCCGTATGAAGAAGTAGCTTATGACCTGTATCCACTTCAATTGATGGGCAAAGCGAGTGGCATCGGGCGGATTGGCAATTTGCCTGAGCCGACATCTTTGAAGACCTTTGCGGCGAGCGTGAAAGACAAGTTGGGTCTGACACACATCCGATTTTCGGGAGATGCGGACAGAATCGTAAAGCGTGTCGCAGTTCTTGGTGGATCCGGTGGCAGGTATGCGGGCCAAGCCATTCGCAAAGGCGCAGATGTTCTGGTGACCGCCGACTGCGACCATCATACGGTTGCCGAAGCGCAGCATGACGGACTGAGTATTGTTGACGCGACGCACGCGGCACTTGAAGTGCCGGTCCTGGACAAGGTTGCAGATTACCTTCGCGAGAGGACTGGCATCGAGGTTCGGGTAACAACTGTTGCGGAGGATCCATTTCAGTGGATCTGA